taattgctccaaagaaaccactactaaaggaaaccaataagaagaagagacttgattgggccaagaaacacgagcaatcgacattagaccggtggaaatctgtcttttggtctgatgagtccaaatttgagatttttggttccaaccgttgtgtctttgtgagatgcagagtaggtggacagataatctctgcatgtatggttcccaccgtgaagcatggaggtgtggtttgcgcttagtgggactatcatttgtttttcaacaggacaatgacccaacacacctccaggctgtataagggctatttgaccaaggagagtgatggagtgctgcatcagatgacctggcctccacaataacctgacctcaacccaattgagaggatttgggattagttggaccgcagagtgaaggaaaagcagccaacaagtgctcagcatatctgggagctccttcaagactgttggaaaagcattccatgtgaagctggttgagagaatgccaagagtgtgcaaagctttcatcaaggcaaagggtggctactttgaagaatataaaatatattttgatttgttaaacacacttttggttactacatgattccatatgtgttatttcatatttcattttgatgtcttcactacttctataatgtagaaaatagtaaaaatgaagaaaaacccttgaatggggcggcaggtagcctagtggttagaatgatgggccagtaattgaaaggttgctggatcgaatccctgagctgacaaagtaaaaatctgtacttctgtccctgaacaacttgacttgcctagttaaatattttttgaaattactgtccaaacttttgattggtactatatatatatatatatatattgaaatgactaaaaccaaatcgaaACTGTAGAAATATATAAATTGTTTGTGGGAAACCTACCGGTGTTTAGTCTTTAGGCTATGAAAGACAACCAGGCCAAATTCTCGCATTTTCTCGCGTTGGTGGAGGCCTGGAGCGTCATTAATTTTAAACTGCGCAGTGTTAGCGGAGGCGCATCTCTCGATTGAATTAGCTTTCTCTGCAAACCGACAAATATGGCAGATATTGTCCAGGAAATTATTGAACCCGTTGAGGCTGAAACAGATGGAACATCTCAGGATGGCACGAATGGCCTGAAAATGTAACTAAAATATCGTATTTTTCTGACACAATCTGTTCTGCACTCACAGGCAAGATggaggctagctaacgttagcctagcATTAAAGCTAGCATCAAAACTAGCTACGGCTTGCTATCTAGTTGTCACTTTGCTTGCTAGTTAACTAACTAACTTGTTGGTTATTGTCGTCTTCATTGATCGTCAAATTTGTTTTTAGATTTGTGTAATATATCGATATTTTACTAGGTAGTTATGCAGATAACTAAATGACTTTTATCCATCCAGCcatgtgtagctagctaacgttagtgcgTTTAACTCATAGAATTATCATACTAGAACGTACATGAACCGTTTGGCggataaaggtcagccattttgggcAGGGAGTTGGTCAAACATTGTTTGCCAGTACTGTGAAAAGACATTGTGTAAATAATGAATTTGAGAAATGTATCCTTACTGTATGTTAGccagttttagaggaatgattccatATTTTTTGGGAATGCcgacattccattcaaacaatgcggTCAATCTACAGCCATAAACTGGTTGAAATCAGTTGATGATGGGACTTAGACAAGTTATCAATACAACAAGTAACGTTACAAATATtgctttccaagaaaacaaacTTTTAGACATTAAggtctgttttgtgtgtgtgtgtgtatatatatatatatatatatatatatatacctcatTACAATTAGTCTCTTTATACAGAACATTTGTATAAAACTAATATGAACTGTATAATATATGGCAATATTTTATTTTGACAATTATATTACAGCATTTCTGATATGTCACATGCCTTTTCTTGTACTACATAAGTAAAATCTGGATTATACCTCTACTGCCATCCATTCCTATTAGACCGGTTTGggtttctccctgaccaatatggctgcaATTTTCATTCCATTCTGGGACTTTGAAGGTGTATAACATggcccctctagtaatttaacaGGATTTATATGGTTTAGGTGCACAGTCCCTTATTGGAGATTTAGCTAGCGAACAGTTAGATAGCCAACAACAGACAGTTGATAGTAATGTATTGCCAGTGCGGAGCTGACAGTTTGGAGTCAATTTGTAGTTGAATCAAGAGTTGCGTACAGTAACTTTCCTCTCCGCCACCCTCCAGTTGGGTGAAAAGATGACTTTGTAGCTAACTAGCCATTTGTGTCTATAAACCCATGTTAGTTATGGGAGATTGAAGTTGCATAAACTTATGTGCACATCTTTGTTATTTGGCACATGGGTGAAATTACTATGCCATGTAGGTTTAGGTTACATTACCTACAACAGACAAGCTAGCTGCATCCATTAATACTGTACTCTTCTGTTTTCTTCAGAGAACCAGAAGAAGACGAGGTTCTTGGTGAAGATGCCCCTGCAGAAGAAGAGGACCTAGGCCTGGGTGATGACGAGGTCCTTGGAGATGAGGTCCTTGGTGATGATGATACCCCTCTAGATGGTGACCCTATCGATGATGCCCCTATCAATGATGCCGAAACCCTTGCAGATGACCCTACTGATGCCCCTGCAACCGCCCCAAATACCAAGTCTGAGCTCAAAGAAAAGATGTCCGGAGGAGGCCGCAAAGGGAACCGCTTCCACCCCTACAAAGAGAAGCAGGTCACCGGGGACAAGAAGGGCGGAGGAGGGGGTCACAGGAACCGCGTGTTCATTAGCAATATCCCCTATGACACGAAGTGGCAGGCTATTAAAGATCTGATGAGAGAGAAAGGTAATCCATCCACACACAGGGCCATGCTGCTTCTCCCTATAGAGATGATCCCTATTCTTTCCAGCTCAACAGGAGCTTTCTCAGTCCTCTCTTTGTGACCAGAACATAGACCTAGCCATATCTTCTCGTAGTTTCTTCTTTTGAGGCAACATGTTATTCTATTGCAGTTATTATTAAGTCAGTAGAATAGACATTTCtggatttatttcattttttactcCTGGGTGGACACCAATTTAGCTTGGATTGAATTGAAATGTCTGTGCTTGTTAAAGTTGTTATGTAGTTAGCTACTATTGGTTTTATGATATTGACTTACAGCTCCAAAATGTAACCTCAGACAAGTAGTAGTATTGACTACTTGAGCACTTGATTCAGTTGAACCTGTGTTAAGGTGACAAATGATTGTTTTGTATGAATGAAACCATTGTCTTTCTGTGCACTGAACTATTGGGTCTTTAGCTCTTCACAAAGTATTTTTTTCAAGGTGAAAGGACACCTTTTAAACTGTAGTGACTTCTTGCTATGTTGACAGGAACCGTGTTGACCAAACTGTTCTTCTATACTGAAGTGTGATCTGAATTCCCAGGTTGACAGTAGttgactgactgtgtgtctgtctcagtcGAGCCCAGGAAGGCATTGGAAGGGGGTTGTGTGGTGACTGTTGGTCTGGGCTCACTGTTGACCAATCATGGGGAAGCATCGTAACTGCATAACCAAGGCAACGGCCTGCCCTGGAGCGAGAGTGGTGGTTCAACAGTCGACTGGTGATTTTAAATGCCTTTTGTTCTCTTGGTATTTTTCCTTTGTATGTCTCATGAAGTTGGTGAGGTTACATACGTGGAGCTCTTTAAGGATGCTGAAGGAAAGTCAAGGGTAAGTGATGTGGACCAACTCACTGCACGAGGTTTTAAATGCCCTCCACTGCAGTATATCTTTATTTATCAAGTGTTCTGTAAGGCACTGATCCAAGGGGTTATCCATGTATGTCTATGGGATGATATGTTGGTGGCTGCTAGCTAGAGCCTGTTATAGCCTAGTTGGCTGTAGAGTGATGGAGGATGTCTTCTTGTTGATTCTGGAACACTAACTTGAATTCATCTGAAACTTAGTACACATTTGTTTTTAAGTTGTTGTAGTTTTCTCAATTGGTGTCAAAGTTTGGCAGTTGACCATTTCTCAAAGGGATTTTGATGTCTTATTGATTGACATTTTACTTTTGTCTTCAAATTGTTACCTTTTTATTTGGATCAATGGCACAATTATCTCTTTATGAACAAAACTAATTATTTCTAAAATATTGTAGATTTTGCATAAAGTAACTTTCTTCTTTCTCCAGCGGCTCACAGTAAAATCTCACCATCGTTTATTCATCTGTAATATTAAGATGCAGCCAGGAATTTGCAAACTAGGTTGTGAATGCATTCAATTCAGCCATTTAATGTAATATGTAGTTTGATAAACGGACTGTTTAGTATATACTCCTAAACAAACGTAGAGACAGAACGGACATATTTGTAAGTATATCCTGAGTCCTTTTCATTCCACAGAAGACGGTAAGGGTACTATATCTCCACTGAGAACAAAAAAAAGTCTATAGCAAACCAAGTCAATGTCTTTTAAATTCACTTAACTTTTTACCTTGGATACAAGCAAAACACACTCCCCACATCAAGGCCTGTTAGCTGGACCTTCAAGATGGATTATGTAATCCACTAATAGCATGATGTCAAATGTGTAATAATGATAACTGTTGTCAGTCTAATCACTGTCTTTGTTCATTCCCTCTGTTATGGATCTGTGTTGTCTCTGGATCCCCTGGTGTTATCTGTACAGGGATGTGGGTAAGGAACCAAACTTTACCTGTCTATCTTTGCAACATGGTCTCAGTACATTTTGTAtgattctgtacgtaaatctgacACACTCCCTTTAATGACATtttacatttcgtatggtatgtgtGAATTTTGTATGAAATGTTAATTACAATTTGCATATGTTATGAATTGCAGTTTGTATTATGTTACGtattgcaatttgtacaatatgttacgaatttgcaatgtgtatatgttacgaattccaatttgtggctaacattagctaggtttagggttaggttaacgGGTTaggtttagctaacatgctaagtagctaataagtagtaagtagttgctgAAGTTGTCCTTGAGgttcgaacatgcaacctttgggttgctagacgttatatatccaccccaaccaaccaccattttgttttttgccttaagtaaactTCTGTTTCATGTAAAAAGTGGCAAGTCGTACTAATTTCAGCGTCCCGGATTTACTTGTAATATGTTAGGtctagtctgagaccaggctgacactggctgtgtctcaaatgacaccctattcctagGGCCTTATACAATCTATGAGTTTTACTGCGTGACTCCGTTTTGCTTCTCCCCAAATTCAGTTTTCTCCATTTTTGTTTttccatgtttgttttttcaggTCTTCGCGCAATGCCTTAACCATCTCAGGAGGCCAATTTTGACACCTGGGGAAAACACTTCAATGTCAATTTTTTTAGTATACACAGCACCTAGCGAGAGgcttttttttgctttgtttttGTAGTGCACATGATGGTAGTGTTTACCAAACAAATACCCACTGGATTTATGCAAATAATTATTCAGCCAGGTAAGCATAGGATACTTTGTAGTGAACATTTAGTGTAGAAGATTTTTGGgtaagcctttccatctaccagaagagtTTATTAGCATTGTCGCTAACGGCTACATAAAGGGGTAGCTGCACGCACAGGTGGTGGGAATTCttgttgcctcttcagaaagttgcaggatTTTATTTTTAGACATTTAGTTGCAGGAACTTTTTTTAGACATTGATtccctactaagttcaatacatttttgaattttGTTTTGTCTGAATTCCGTGGTTCCGTCCTCGTGTAGGGCTCCGTATTCCCCATTCACTAATacggttctggtcaaaagtagtgtactataacaTGGGGAATAGGGTCCATTTCAGACACACCTAACTTAATGAGTCATTGTTATACATATCTTCATCCACTGACTGTCTGTCCTGCAGTGTTGTGGAGTTCAAAGATGAGGAGTTTGTGAAGAAGGCCATAGAAGTCATGAACAAATATGATCTGAATGGAAGACCCCTCAATATCATGGCGGTAAGGACCTGTTTTCACACTGTAGGCACCACACGGTGATGAGAGATTAAACTCAGTGGTGTGCTAAATCTGCACTTTAATCCAGCCTGCTGgaaatgtggttacattaacatGATTTGTAATGTTGATCTCTGTCTTAACTGTAATCACTGAGAACTAGTTAACGTCAAAGGTTAGAGCTGTAATTATAGGTCAAAGGATGGGGCCACCTGTGTTTTAACCCCTTGTTTCCCTGCCCCAGAACCCTGATGTGGAGGGCTAAAGCTCAGAGTTGAAGTAATAGGTCAAAGTTTAGGGGTTATCTGTTTCCCTCTTTCAGGATCCTGATGGGGAGCGTGCTCGGCGTGTGCTGCAGCGTACAGTGGGGATCTACCctggagggggaggcagggggcaGGAGGGGGGACCAGGTGGTGTAGGTGTACCCCCTTCCATCGCTAACAACCCCAACGTCCCCCATGAGGTCATCAGCTCTCTACGGGTCGGACGCCTAGGGACCACTGTGTTTGTAGCCAACGTGAGGACAAGCATACACACTATACTCTCTGacgtctgtctctcttctctgtgcCTTTGTCTCTGACCATCTCTCCTTACTAGATTTATATCTGCTGTATTGAAGTCCCAAGTTAACCTACCAATATTCCTGTTCACCAATTGATGACAACTTGAGCGGTGCGCTCTAAATCTCAACTGCATCTTCCTAGAACTTGAAGTTCCATGTTGACCTTGTTAGTTTTACTGTTCTCTATGCTATTGCTAACTCGTCCCCTCCTGTCTTTTTAGATGTGTTGTGTGGTAACGGTTGTTTCTATGCTAACTCGGTCCCTCCCCTCTGTGCTGTCTCCTCCCAGCTGGACTTCAAGGTGGGCTGGAAGAAGCTGAAGGAGGTGTTTGGTATGGCAGGAACAGTGAAGAGGGCTGACGTGAAGGAGGATAAGGATGGGAAGAGCAGAGGGATGGGGACTGTTACCTTCGAACAGGCCCTGGAGGCTGTACAGGCTATCTGTATCCTTTATATACTACCACAGAACacacccaccttccaacaggcTGCAGATTCTCTCTGTATCctttatacagtggggagaacaagtatttgatacactgccaattttgcaggttttcctacttacaaagcatgtagaggtctgtaatttttatcataggtacacttcaactgtgagagatggaatctaaaacaaaaatccagaaaatcacattgtatgatttaagtaattaatttgcattttatttcaTGAcgtaagtatttgatacatcagaaaagcagaacttattatttggtacagaaacctttgtttgcaattagagatcatacgtttcctgtagttcttgaccaggtttgcacacactgcagcagggattttggcccactcctccatacagaccttctccagatccttcaggtttcggggctgtcgctgggcaatacggattttcagctccctccaaagattttctattgggttcaggtctggagactggctaggccactccaggaccttgagatgcttcttacggagccactccttagttgccctggctgtgtgtttcgggttgttgtcatgctggaagacccagccacgacccatcttcaatgctcttactgagggaagaaggttgttggccaagatctcgcgatacatggctccatccatcctcccctcaatacggtgcagtcgtcctgtcccctttgcagaaaagcatccccaaagaatgatgtttccacctccatgcttcacggttgggatggtgttcttggagttgtactcatccttcatcttcctccaaacacggcgagtggagtttagaccaaaaagctctatttttgtctcatcagaccacatgaccttctcccattcctcctctggatcatccagatggtcattggcaaacttcagaagggcctggacatgcgctggcttgagcagggggaccttgtgtgTGCTGCAAATGGTTTTCTTTGAAACTGTGGTCCCAgttctcttcaggtcattgaccaggtcctgctgtgtagttctgggctgatccctcaccttcctcatgatcattgatgccccatgaggtgagatcttgcatggagccccagaccgagggtgattgaccgtcatcttgaacttcttccattttctaataattgcgccaacagttgttgccttctcaccaagctgcttgcctattgtcctgtagcccatccca
This region of Salmo trutta chromosome 29, fSalTru1.1, whole genome shotgun sequence genomic DNA includes:
- the LOC115166952 gene encoding myelin expression factor 2 isoform X2, with the protein product MADIVQEIIEPVEAETDGTSQDGTNGLKIEPEEDEVLGEDAPAEEEDLGLGDDEVLGDEVLGDDDTPLDGDPIDDAPINDAETLADDPTDAPATAPNTKSELKEKMSGGGRKGNRFHPYKEKQVTGDKKGGGGGHRNRVFISNIPYDTKWQAIKDLMREKVGEVTYVELFKDAEGKSRGCGVVEFKDEEFVKKAIEVMNKYDLNGRPLNIMADPDGERARRVLQRTVGIYPGGGGRGQEGGPGGVGVPPSIANNPNVPHEVISSLRVGRLGTTVFVANLDFKVGWKKLKEVFGMAGTVKRADVKEDKDGKSRGMGTVTFEQALEAVQAISMFNGQMLFDRQMHVKMDDKSMPADDFHPVEKAPQLPRGLGGIGLGLGPGGQPINANRLSGGGGMGNMGPAGMEGGPGYGGMSRLGGFGGMDSMGGFGARDMGRMGDMSYRSGGMGGGMDRDFGHSDMSMSRGFGDSFGGMGGMGSRSMERMGSGYDRMGGGMAMSRGFGGYGGGAMSDRGKGGCQIFVRNLPYDLTWQKLKEKFSVCGQVMFAEIKMEGGKSKGCGTVRFDSPESANQACGMMNGTKISGREVDVRIDRNA
- the LOC115166952 gene encoding myelin expression factor 2 isoform X1 → MADIVQEIIEPVEAETDGTSQDGTNGLKIEPEEDEVLGEDAPAEEEDLGLGDDEVLGDEVLGDDDTPLDGDPIDDAPINDAETLADDPTDAPATAPNTKSELKEKMSGGGRKGNRFHPYKEKQVTGDKKGGGGGHRNRVFISNIPYDTKWQAIKDLMREKVGEVTYVELFKDAEGKSRGCGVVEFKDEEFVKKAIEVMNKYDLNGRPLNIMADPDGERARRVLQRTVGIYPGGGGRGQEGGPGGVGVPPSIANNPNVPHEVISSLRVGRLGTTVFVANLDFKVGWKKLKEVFGMAGTVKRADVKEDKDGKSRGMGTVTFEQALEAVQAISMFNGQMLFDRQMHVKMDDKSMPADDFHPVEKAPQLPRGLGGIGLGLGPGGQPINANRLSGGGGMGNMGPAGMEGGPGYGGMSRLGGFGGMDSMGGFGARDMGRMGDMSYRSGGMGGGMDRDFGHSDMSMSRGFGDSFGGMGGGYGGDMSSFGMGPIGVGLGGMGSRSMERMGSGYDRMGGGMAMSRGFGGYGGGAMSDRGKGGCQIFVRNLPYDLTWQKLKEKFSVCGQVMFAEIKMEGGKSKGCGTVRFDSPESANQACGMMNGTKISGREVDVRIDRNA